In Gossypium hirsutum isolate 1008001.06 chromosome D01, Gossypium_hirsutum_v2.1, whole genome shotgun sequence, the genomic window aatatatataaattgtatcACTAAAGAACGTTTTAGACTTACCAACGCTACCGCGCGACCGTGTCGTGGACTACTAACGGTATCGCACGATCTTCTTCAATGGCTCTTTTTATTAGTTCTACAAACTAAAAGTCCTGCTCAAATCATTTGAATGGAGTGGGTAACGTTGAGGGGTCAAATTTTCAAAACAGAGAGAATGGTGCAAATGACGTTAGCAATGAGCGAGGATAAAAGGCTGCACGATCAAAAGCAACATGGAGACCGCCCACTTTGAACAAAGTCAATTATACTCAGCCGTTTAATTAGTGAAGCTTAATTTTTCTACTCTATTTTTTCTGTTTTGGTAGAAATTTTTTCTACTTTCTACAACTTCTGAGGAAAGTATCCAAAATCTTTCTACTTTCTAGAACCTATATCTATACCATAATTATTCAGGGTCAGTCTCTGACTGCCACACATCACTGTTAGCAATCTAATTTGTCCACGCAggggtaatttaaaaaaaaattaatacccgaaatcaaattataaattataagtttttgaaaaattaaagtataatatttgagtaatttaatttttcaaaaaattatttatcaaaacgAAATAATTACAAATACTAGTATTTTGAAAATCtctcaattttaaaagtttttttatccAAAAGTATcctataaaatattatttattttcaatgttatactaaaaaaaactaaaaaaaatatatttaaagcaTACAAGTGAATATTTAGTACACTGCCGGTGTGTTTTTTTATTCTACACACTCTTAGGATGCATTTAAATGTATTGTggtgcgtttaacttactttttgtctctcgttataatatctaatctcaccgctaccgcCGTTTTTACACTAAATGCACCGCCCATCTAAACCAACCCTTAAAAAATTgccattaaatattatttttaataatttactatatTCATATAGAATACATATTAATCTATTAACAATGTACCAAACATTTTCCCAAAACATAGTAGTAATAGTTGTAactttgaaaaaagaaattagtTTTTGGATAATATCCCAACTAAGTTGGTCAGCCAGTTAAAAAGAATAGTATAGATATAGATACACCAAGAAATGGAATTCATATTATTCATACAAGTTTTACAAGCCTGACAATAAATGCATTATTTGTTAATCGAAATTCTTGAATCTAAATCATAGAAGTTGAACCGCAGCGATGGTGGGAATTTTCTCTCGCAATTTTTGAGTAACAGCCACTCTAACAGTCATGACCCCTGCTGCAGGACCCGTGATTCTAACTTTAACTATTGGCTCCTCAATGGCAACTAATTCAAGAGATCCACCCGCTGCCCCCACCAGGTAGGGCCTAATCTCTTCAAGTACCTGGGATCACATACAAGTTCATAAACTTAACATTCCTACCTAACTTCTTCAAGTGCACACCAAGATTCGCAATGCACaatatttttacataaatatttagttcCAAATGAAACTAACAAACCAAGAGATGCATACCAAAAACAGGCCAATCAACCATCAGGACAATCTTGTACAATCATCCTAAATCCATGGCCCTCAATATGCAAAGCGCTAGACTAATCCTACATTACAGCACTTATGCATCCAAATATTCAATCATCTAATTTGGATTCCGCAAAGGAACAAAGGCTAGGTTGCTGAGACTTGACTAGCAAAGGAAACATAAGTTGACCACTAGATAAATCATACACAGACCTGGTTACAGTAATTTAGATAAGATGACATATGCCCAATTCAAGCAGTACTCTGGGAAGGGGTTAAACTTTGAGCAAGTGACCATCAAAGCTTACCCAAAAACTAGAAACTATACTACTCATCTTGCAAGGATTAAGAATACTAGGGTAATAATCTAAAGGAAACCCCTAGAAATTAATTGGATTTAGAAaacaacaaaattgaaaaaaaatgttgaCTATTTGACTTATGTAGTTAGATTGTTTAATCTAAAGAGATGATTTACCATGATGGTTAGATCTAAATGCTACAATAAGGTAGAAAATAATCATAGTTTTCATGTTTGGCAACTTAATGGAAGGACTCAAACATGGTTTGCACTGGATTAAAATCAATACTGCAGATTAGAGCTTAAGTTTCTTAATTATACTGTTTCACTTGACCTATAACACCTTGGAAGTGAGAAACTTGTCTAGATGTCACAAGTTCTGTTTTCTTTTCAGTATTAAAATCTTCTATAATTACTCAGCTAGAAGAATGGTAAAGTTATCATCAAAGGTTTGAAACAAATCTTGAACTATAGGGTCTAAATCCAAGTATAAATCACACATCCTCAAGGTTTATATCACATCTTGTTGCTCCCAttgatttaaacaaaattttggcTAATTCCCTCAATCTCTTTTTTCCTAGTTAGCTGAACAATATAAAGCAAAAGGCAGACCTCTTTATATGCTAGCGATGGAAATAAAACACACATTTTAAGAGCTAATAAGGCTGCAATGACATTACCTTCTCAATATTTTCTTCATTCAGCTCAAGGCCAGTTTCTTCATCAGTTATAGGCTCCACTGCAACAATTTCAGGTATCTTTTCCATTAAACGTTTCTCAATACCCATCTTCATTGTCGTAACAGAACTCAGACATGAGCCACATGCTCCTTGGAGCTTCAACCGCACAACATTACCATCAATCTCATGTAATGCCACATTCCCCCCATCAGCAATCAGATAGGGTCGAACTTCATCCAACACGCTCTCAACATTCGCAGCAATTAGGGGCAATTCTAAGGCTGAATCAGGTGTGGCAACAGCCTTTACAACTGCATAGACTCAAAACAAAGCAAGCTTCCACAGATTTAGAATAAGTTCCAACATTCAACAATTCAAATGAAAATGGGAAGAATAAACTATATAAATCAAAAGGAGATTTAACCATTCAAAAAATATTCATGAACAATGCAATGAACATGATAGAATCTTTTGCATTCAACATATGCAGATAAATTAATATAACAACTATCATAATATCTTAATAGAATCAACCAGAAACTCGGAGGAAGAAGAATAAATAAAGCAATAGTAATCAATCGAGTACTGATAAAACAAAAAAGAGCCAGCTCCTGTTAGGCTCTTTAGGTCAACGAAGCTGAAATATCAACATCTAAGCACTTGCGACGAAATAATTGTCTCTAAGCAAACCGAGGTAATAGAGTTCGATATTAAcctaaaattataacaaaaccaATCGAAACGAAAGAAACTGACCTTTCCTGCGCGTGAGAGCAGGTGATCGGACCCGCACACAACGCCATGAGCAACGCCGCGCAGGATTACGCCCTTTCTCGAGCAAGACGCGGATGCCAAAGTAGCTAGAGGGCTGGGCAAATCGGAAATTATCATTACAATATACAAAATTCGAACTGAATTTTCAGGAAATATATGGAGAGATAGTTAGGAACCTTGGTAGTTAGGGGACGAGAAGAGGAGGGTTCTGGGGATTGATGGGCGTTGCAGCAATATGTAGGGCTAATAACTATGGCCTGCATCTCTTTCCTTTCTGAATTTTGCAAAATATATAGTAATCAATAATGAAATAGATTTGTGATTAATCACTCTTTCCTTTCTAAACTTCCAAATTTTCGTGGGCTTTTCGTTTCTATTGGATTTCTACTTTTTCAAGCTTATGCCTGGAATCAATCTGCATTTGTATTTATTTGGTGATTGTGGCAGAAATCCTCTGTTTTTGTGCAATATAAATTAATtcgttataattaaataaattattaaaaattataaaaacgtgtttattatatttttattttttattaaaaaatactaaattaatttataaatattaaataagacaACAGCCGCATcgtattattaaaaatattattcatttcTATTCTTAAAAACTTATTTTTGTGCATCAACATGAGACACATATAGCTCTCAATTAGAGTAAAATCTAGAGGGATAAGATTATATAGGGTTTAAATCAATTAGAACTCTCgattatatataaattctaatcttaattattgatataacataatCTATGTCGTTTATTTtaagagctcaactataaatagagatatTTCCCTTTATTTGCAATCATCTGATTATATGATTTATTCTTGAATTAAGaatatttattcaaatataacgtatattattttcttgtgttttttttttttcatttcgagttgttttcatcaattttttttttaaataccttAGAAGAATATTACTCTACGACAGTCTATTTGAAGCGAGATTAAAAGTATAACCCATAA contains:
- the LOC107920889 gene encoding nifU-like protein 2, chloroplastic, producing the protein MQAIVISPTYCCNAHQSPEPSSSRPLTTKPSSYFGIRVLLEKGRNPARRCSWRCVRVRSPALTRRKVVKAVATPDSALELPLIAANVESVLDEVRPYLIADGGNVALHEIDGNVVRLKLQGACGSCLSSVTTMKMGIEKRLMEKIPEIVAVEPITDEETGLELNEENIEKVLEEIRPYLVGAAGGSLELVAIEEPIVKVRITGPAAGVMTVRVAVTQKLREKIPTIAAVQLL